The sequence TTCAACTTTGGACCACATGATTGAAGAAATGGTTAACGTGGCTTAATGTGTCGCCCGCCTGCGGTTCCGCGAAATATAGTTTCCGGCGTGGCAACGGGTCGTGGATCCTGGGCGTTTGGCGTGTCGTCAGCTCAATAGAATCGGACGCCAAGCTCAGTATTCTTCCGCCACACCACCTCGCAATTTCGCAGCGCGCTGTACTGTATCTTGAGGACGAATTCCTCGGGACAGATCATGATATCGGCAGGCTTGATGCGCGCCCCGCCCTCGGTCAGGTCGAGCACCAAGCAGTCCATCATGCAGCTGTTGCCGCTATAGATGATCTTGCCGTGCCGCAAGGTTCGTTCGCGTTTTTCGCGCCGGCGTTCGTCGGTTTTCTGTTCCTGGACGACGGAATGACCGGCGTGATCGACAACGTTGAGCTGAAGGGCAATCATCTCCTGGAGAACGGCGTCGGCGATCGTACGAGCCGCCGCCTCTGTGACCAGGGGGCTGCCCCGCTTTATGGCGGCGGCTATGAGACCCGCGAGGGCATGCCTATCCATCGCACGGGAGCCTCGCGAATTTTGCTTTAGCCGCACATGGCTGGAAAACGTCCCTAAATGCCGATCTCGGCGCCCCCAATTGACGCGGCATCGTGGCGGTTCGGGTTAGAGCTGTACGCTCGCTCGCTGGCATTTCCGTTCAAGCGGTCTCCAAAATAACGTCCGAGCGGTTTTGCTCGCGCACGGAGGAATCGTGCGGAGAAAGCTGAACGGACGCCAGAAGTGCCGTGACTTCCCCCCGAGCGGCAATATGCGACATCGTCAATTTGACTTCCGTGCCGGGCTCGCGCAGGTCGAGCACGGTGAGTCCGGAAAGGAAGGCTTCGCGATAGATCACCCTCTCGGCCAACCCGGGTCCGATGGCAAACTCCAATTCCAGCGACAGACGATCCAAAACCTCGGCCATTCTTCGCTTGTTTCGAGAATCGATGTTCGACAGACGATTGCGCAGGACGACCCAGGAGAACGGGTAGCCTGCCCTTTCCATCCGTTGCGCCCTCGCCGCCGCCACCATCTCGGAAAAGCGGTTAGGCCCGACGATCTCGTATGTCTCGGGATGAACGATCGCGAGACCGTCGAGATCCAGGAAGCTATCGTTGATTGGGGTGATCAGGGTATCGCTGAGGGCAAGCGCAAGTCGCGCGCAACCGGGGTCGCCACCTGGCGTGTCGACGACGACATAGTCGTGGGCCTCCGCCAGACGAGTGCGCACGGCAGCGAAATCGATCGAGTCCACGCACTCAGGTACCACGATGTGATTGGCGGGCATCGGCAATGCGACACCGTGGGCCTTGCAGAAGGCGCGGCGATTCTCGAGATAGCGCGTCAATGATCGCTGGCGTGCGTCGAGATCGAGGGTGGCCACCGAATATCCCGACCGCAACAGCGCGATTGCCAGATGCATCGCCAAGGTCGATTTTCCGGAACCACCCTTTTCGTTGCCAACCACCACGACGTGGGCACTCTGGCCCGGTTGCCGACGCGCCAGCGTCGCAGCGGGGGTGGGGCTTGCTTTGGGTTCGATTTCCAGGCTTGGTTGCGGATTTGGTTTCACAGCACTGATTGGACTGGACGCGGTCGCGACCGGATTGAGGGCGGGCGGCGTCGCCGGCGATGTGTCCTTTCGCGACGCTCCGGTCTTCAGCCGGGCCTGGCGTCGGCGGATCGAGATCCTCGCGGCAAGGAATTCCGCGAGATGCCATCGCCACTCGGCGTCGAGGATGAATTTCAGGCCGACGTTGTTTCCTCGCGAATAGACGACAGTTGCGGCAAAGTCGCCAAGGATTGGAACCTTGATCTCGAGCGTTTCTCCGGCCTTCGGGGGATTAGCGATTGCGACCAGCGCACCGCCGCCGGAAATATCCTTGAGGGTGCAGGCACTTTCCACACCGTTCAAGACAATCGTGGCCGGCCATGCGACCTGCCAGCGGGGAAACTCGCGCCGCTCCGCGAGAGACGCCGATTGGGCCGATGGGGATTTGGCCGAAGCCGATACCGCGTGCAGATGTTTTTCAAGATACGCCCATAGTTCGGATACGATCGGTTTGACGGCATCTTGCGCGTTGCTTTCCGAAGCGCCTCGATCCGTCGCGAGTACGTCGGCGAAGGCGCTTGCGCGCGGCACCGCAACGGGCGCCAATGTACCGTGCTGAACAAGCGCCATGGCGACCGTGGCATTGACGCCTTTGCCCATGCTCGCACCATTGATCACGAACACGGATCGCCGCGCGCTATTCTCGGCAAGCTCGACCGTGGTGCCGATCGATCGCAAACCGTCTTTCGATGCAATGACCGGCATGACGATCAAGTCCGCCGCGGACATTGCGGCTTCGATCGCTCGCGTCGGCAACGCAGGCGCATCGACAATCGCAAAGGCAACGTGTTCCTGGCGCAAGCTGTCCAGATCCTGCACAAGTCGCGATGGGTCGCTCGGAACATAGCGCACGTCGGCGAGCCGGTTGGCGCATGCGAGTTGCTTGAGCGGGCTATCTGTTTCCAAATCGACGAGTGCAATCGGCGCTTGCGCGCACACTTGCGCATGGCGCGCGAGGCAAGCGGCCAGCGTGGTCTTTCCGACGCCTTTGTTCGCCGAAACGAAGGACAAAACAAACATGGTGGCGTCCGCCTAAAAATTACATCGTCGTTTCCGCGCACAAATTGTAATCGCCGTGCACCGTCGATCCGGTATGTCGCGGCGATATCACGCTATAGCCAAGAGTTATTGCCATCCAATTAACGTAAATTCCCCCTCCGCACCCCTGCGAGTCGCCAATATTATTGTGATTTCAGAGCGATATGCTCCTCCGGCGATGGGGGTGTCCGCCTGCGCGGGTGCTGTGTGCGCTGCGTCGACAACTGCGAAGCGAGATGTCATTACCGGATTTGCAGTCGAATTATCCGAGTCGAATTTTGAAATTCCTGCCGTTTCCAAGCGTTGCGACCCGCTCTCGACGGCGTCAAAAAATATTCACCGACCATTAAGAAATCGCGCGTGCTTTGGTGCCGGAATGTTCCGAGTCCGTACGCCGCAGTCCACTTTATGTCACTCGCGCATAGCGCTCCGCCATGCCATAGGTGACATCGACATTGCTAGTCGATCTATTGCGCTGCGGTCGATCCAGAAAAGAGCAAAAGGGCGGCCCGAGTGGAAGGCGGTGTGATGATCTACCGCGTATCGTCGTGGGTCATCTTGAGCGCGGTGTTAGTGGCGCTCCTCAAATTGGTCGGGCTCTAGTCGGAATCCCATCCGGCAGCCGGACATTAAGGGTACGCAGCGGCGTGGCCGGGGGCATGGGCCACCGCCCTTGAGTTGTTCATTCCGTCAGCAACATCGTGTCGAGATCGAGGCCCAGTCGAGGGGCGATCATGGGCTGTTCCGGCCGGTTCGTTCTTGGTGGTTCGAGAAAGCCGATTGCACTCGCCAGCTGAGTCGGAATCGTGTTTGCGCCGGGTGTCGGAAGGGCCGCGACGGCGGGAAGCGTTTGAGCAGAACGCGGAAGGGCTGCGGAACGTTGCGGTTCGTCGAGCGTGAGAATCGCAACGGCGATCGAACTCTTCGTCGTCCGATCAGCGGGGATTTTGGCACTCGCGGCGGTCGAAGAAGAAAAGCTCGCCAAGGGCGGGGCAATACTCACGCGGTTCGCGTCATTCGATGTCGCGGCCAGCAGCACGGTGTTTGCTTGTTCGGCTTTGTCGGCCGATCCGTAAAAATCAGCCGGCATATCGACACGATCCGTGTGGCGGTTGGAGGTCCCGGCTTCGGCGAGAAAACGATCCTGCGCCTGCTTCTGCTGGGGCGAGTAGTCGCGACAGATGGCATCGCCACCGATGACGCGGAACATTGAGCAATCCTCTCCCATGACATTCGATAGCGCCATGTCGCTCATCGATTTGCCTTCGACGCCATAGGAGAATGCATCGAAAGAGTATGATGCGACGGAGACCACAATCGGTATCGCGCAGCCGCCGAGCGGTATCGAGGCGCACAAGATCGCGACGGAAATAATGAAGAGTCCCCGACAGGTCATCCGAGCCCCTTTTTTGCTCGGATGCATTTCGGGGCTAAACACCTTTATATTTCCCTAACCCCATTGCGATCCGCGGGGCGTGTGGTTCACGCAATTTAACCTCGCTGGCGAAACAACTCAGCGAGCGTAGTGTAAATAGGCCGTCGAGGTCTATTCACAAGTATTGGATGATGCTTCACTATTTGGCTATTTCTCGTGTTCGTTAATATATTATTTGAATTTTACGATATTTTCACGCCACTAACATTAACGCGGTCGCGCCGGAGGATTCTCGGAATAACCGTGCTCGGCGGTCGCACGTCCGTCATTCTCTCCGCGAGAAGCGAGGGGTGAGGCCAAGCATGCTTCGGGGTCGCGGCGGTCAGCGGACGAGCAAGGCCTCGATCGCAACGAGGCTCTCTCGCGCCAACTGGGGGAGCCGCTCCATGATGTCCGAGGCCGCGTGAAGCTTCCCGTCCGCGATCGCTTCTTCGAGTTCGGCCGCGAGTGCGCCGAGCTTGCGCGCACCGAAGGTTTGGGAGCTGCTTTTCAAGGAGTGGGCGT comes from Alphaproteobacteria bacterium and encodes:
- a CDS encoding Hpt domain-containing protein — its product is MGTSDSPESDIVDSAVLEQLESDTSRDTLRHLVEAYIEETRPRIERMVQALARNDLSLLGRDAHSLKSSSQTFGARKLGALAAELEEAIADGKLHAASDIMERLPQLARESLVAIEALLVR
- a CDS encoding division plane positioning ATPase MipZ, with translation MFVLSFVSANKGVGKTTLAACLARHAQVCAQAPIALVDLETDSPLKQLACANRLADVRYVPSDPSRLVQDLDSLRQEHVAFAIVDAPALPTRAIEAAMSAADLIVMPVIASKDGLRSIGTTVELAENSARRSVFVINGASMGKGVNATVAMALVQHGTLAPVAVPRASAFADVLATDRGASESNAQDAVKPIVSELWAYLEKHLHAVSASAKSPSAQSASLAERREFPRWQVAWPATIVLNGVESACTLKDISGGGALVAIANPPKAGETLEIKVPILGDFAATVVYSRGNNVGLKFILDAEWRWHLAEFLAARISIRRRQARLKTGASRKDTSPATPPALNPVATASSPISAVKPNPQPSLEIEPKASPTPAATLARRQPGQSAHVVVVGNEKGGSGKSTLAMHLAIALLRSGYSVATLDLDARQRSLTRYLENRRAFCKAHGVALPMPANHIVVPECVDSIDFAAVRTRLAEAHDYVVVDTPGGDPGCARLALALSDTLITPINDSFLDLDGLAIVHPETYEIVGPNRFSEMVAAARAQRMERAGYPFSWVVLRNRLSNIDSRNKRRMAEVLDRLSLELEFAIGPGLAERVIYREAFLSGLTVLDLREPGTEVKLTMSHIAARGEVTALLASVQLSPHDSSVREQNRSDVILETA